In a genomic window of Gossypium arboreum isolate Shixiya-1 chromosome 7, ASM2569848v2, whole genome shotgun sequence:
- the LOC108455218 gene encoding protein OXIDATIVE STRESS 3-like isoform X2 yields MGEIFGDMKMKKMESDESSFENSINASIASSSDLVDDATSSASSSNGPLYELSEMMAQLPIKRGLSKHYCGKSQSFTSLANVKSIEDLPKKVVHVRAKMIKSCKSYGWGLDGHHHHNKVYYSPKATISKKGSSSTRVYGSDQSGT; encoded by the exons ATGGGTGAGATATTTGGAGAtatgaaaatgaagaaaatggaaAGTGATGAATCCTCCTTTGAAAACTCCATTAATGCTTCAATAGCTTCTTCATCAGACTTGGTTGATGATGCTACATCTTCTGCATCATCATCGAATGGGCCACTTTATGAGTTATCTGAGATGATGGCTCAACTACCTATCAA GAGAGGGCTATCAAAGCATTACTGTGGGAAATCACAGTCATTCACATCGCTAGCAAACGTGAAGAGCATTGAAGACCTACCAAAGAAAGTAGTTCATGTAAGAGCTAAGATGATAAAATCATGCAAGAGCTATGGATGGGGATTAGATGGTCATCATCACCATAACAAGGTGTATTATAGCCCTAAGGCTACCATATCAAAGAAGGGTTCAAGTTCAACAAGG GTGTACGGGTCAGATCAATCAGGGACCTAA
- the LOC108455218 gene encoding protein OXIDATIVE STRESS 3-like isoform X1 yields the protein MGEIFGDMKMKKMESDESSFENSINASIASSSDLVDDATSSASSSNGPLYELSEMMAQLPIKRGLSKHYCGKSQSFTSLANVKSIEDLPKKVVHVRAKMIKSCKSYGWGLDGHHHHNKVYYSPKATISKKGSSSTRVCFMSSSLAT from the exons ATGGGTGAGATATTTGGAGAtatgaaaatgaagaaaatggaaAGTGATGAATCCTCCTTTGAAAACTCCATTAATGCTTCAATAGCTTCTTCATCAGACTTGGTTGATGATGCTACATCTTCTGCATCATCATCGAATGGGCCACTTTATGAGTTATCTGAGATGATGGCTCAACTACCTATCAA GAGAGGGCTATCAAAGCATTACTGTGGGAAATCACAGTCATTCACATCGCTAGCAAACGTGAAGAGCATTGAAGACCTACCAAAGAAAGTAGTTCATGTAAGAGCTAAGATGATAAAATCATGCAAGAGCTATGGATGGGGATTAGATGGTCATCATCACCATAACAAGGTGTATTATAGCCCTAAGGCTACCATATCAAAGAAGGGTTCAAGTTCAACAAGGGTTTGTTTTATGTCTTCTTCTCTAGCTACCTAG
- the LOC108455371 gene encoding uncharacterized protein LOC108455371: MKNTGKSSKGAGKSSDVRKDRRSGTGTIGSPKKGGHGGKFTWAGDGFSPAEIGVEKQVFDVKDPNFEDPDEIVNDK; the protein is encoded by the coding sequence ATGAAGAATACCGGAAAGAGTAGCAAAGGTGCCGGAAAATCGTCGGACGTGAGGAAAGATAGGAGATCTGGTACTGGAACGATTGGATCACCAAAGAAAGGAGGTCATGGCGGGAAGTTTACTTGGGCCGGAGATGGCTTTTCGCCGGCTGAGATTGGAGTTGAGAAACAGGTTTTTGATGTTAAGGATCCTAACTTTGAAGATCCTGATGAAATCGTGAATGATAAGTAA
- the LOC108467469 gene encoding probable pectinesterase 53 isoform X1, producing the protein MSKFQCFLYIVILVLLLNSAQTLCHTKGIKLKRKHHHKQSNVTGTHVSEQPFMQWVKFVGSLNHSVFRTAKNKLFPSRTITVDKNPKYGDFTKIQDAIDSLPFINLVRVVIKVHAGVYTEKVNIPPLKAFITIEGAGADKTIVQWGDTAQTPGARGQPLGTYGSATFAVNSPYFIAKHITFKNTAPIPAPGAIGKQAVAFRISADTATFVGCRFLGAQDTLYDHFGRHYYKDCYIEGSVDFIFGNALSLFEGCHVHAIARLTGAVTAQNRGSILDDTGFSFVKCKVTGSGALYLGRAWGPFSRVVFAYTYMDNIILPKGWYNWGDPNREMTVFYGQYKCTGPGASFAGRVSWSRELTDEEAKPFISLSFIDGSEWIKL; encoded by the exons ATGTCTAAGTTTCAATGTTTTCTTTACATTGTCATCCTTGTTCTTCTCTTGAATTCAGCTCAGACATTGTGCCATACCAAAGGTATCAAACTTAAAAGGAAGCACCATCACAAGCAATCAAATGTGACAGGAACCCATGTTTCAGAACAACCATTCATGCAATGGGTTAAATTTGTTGGTAGCCTTAATCACTCAGTTTTCAGGACAGCAAAAAACAAGCTTTTCCCTTCTCGTACCATTACCGTCGACAAGAATCCCAAATACGGTGACTTCACCAAAATTCAAGATGCCATTGATTCTCTTCCTTTCATTAACCTTGTGAGAGTTGTAATCAAGGTCCATGCTGGGGTCTACAC GGAAAAGGTTAACATTCCACCATTGAAGGCCTTCATAACAATTGAAGGAGCAGGGGCAGATAAAACAATTGTTCAATGGGGAGACACAGCTCAAACACCTGGAGCTAGAGGACAACCGTTAGGAACCTATGGTTCTGCAACTTTTGCTGTGAATTCACCTTATTTTATTGCCAAACACATTACATTCAAg AACACTGCACCAATTCCAGCACCAGGAGCAATCGGAAAACAAGCTGTAGCGTTTAGAATATCGGCGGATACGGCTACTTTCGTCGGTTGTCGATTCCTTGGAGCTCAAGATACACTTTATGATCACTTTGGCCGACATTATTATAAAGATTGTTACATTGAAGGCTCAGTAGATTTCATCTTTGGCAATGCTCTCTCCCTCTTTGAG GGATGTCATGTGCATGCAATAGCAAGGTTAACAGGGGCAGTAACAGCACAAAACAGAGGGAGTATCCTAGATGACACAGGGTTCTCTTTTGTGAAGTGTAAGGTGACAGGGTCAGGGGCTTTATATTTAGGGAGGGCATGGGGTCCTTTCTCGAGGGTGGTCTTTGCTTACACTTACATGGACAACATCATACTGCCTAAGGGCTGGTATAATTGGGGTGACCCTAACCGTGAGAT GACGGTGTTCTATGGACAGTACAAATGCACGGGGCCAGGAGCAAGCTTTGCAGGCAGGGTTTCATGGTCAAGGGAACTTACAGATGAGGAAGCTAAACCTTTTATTTCTCTTAGTTTCATTGATGGCTCTGAATGGATCAAATTATAA
- the LOC108467469 gene encoding probable pectinesterase 53 isoform X2, translated as MSKFQCFLYIVILVLLLNSAQTLCHTKGIKLKRKHHHKQSNVTGTHVSEQPFMQWVKFVGSLNHSVFRTAKNKLFPSRTITVDKNPKYGDFTKIQDAIDSLPFINLVRVVIKVHAGVYTEKVNIPPLKAFITIEGAGADKTIVQWGDTAQTPGARGQPLGTYGSATFAVNSPYFIAKHITFKNTAPIPAPGAIGKQAVAFRISADTATFVGCRFLGAQDTLYDHFGRHYYKDCYIEGSVDFIFGNALSLFECKVTGSGALYLGRAWGPFSRVVFAYTYMDNIILPKGWYNWGDPNREMTVFYGQYKCTGPGASFAGRVSWSRELTDEEAKPFISLSFIDGSEWIKL; from the exons ATGTCTAAGTTTCAATGTTTTCTTTACATTGTCATCCTTGTTCTTCTCTTGAATTCAGCTCAGACATTGTGCCATACCAAAGGTATCAAACTTAAAAGGAAGCACCATCACAAGCAATCAAATGTGACAGGAACCCATGTTTCAGAACAACCATTCATGCAATGGGTTAAATTTGTTGGTAGCCTTAATCACTCAGTTTTCAGGACAGCAAAAAACAAGCTTTTCCCTTCTCGTACCATTACCGTCGACAAGAATCCCAAATACGGTGACTTCACCAAAATTCAAGATGCCATTGATTCTCTTCCTTTCATTAACCTTGTGAGAGTTGTAATCAAGGTCCATGCTGGGGTCTACAC GGAAAAGGTTAACATTCCACCATTGAAGGCCTTCATAACAATTGAAGGAGCAGGGGCAGATAAAACAATTGTTCAATGGGGAGACACAGCTCAAACACCTGGAGCTAGAGGACAACCGTTAGGAACCTATGGTTCTGCAACTTTTGCTGTGAATTCACCTTATTTTATTGCCAAACACATTACATTCAAg AACACTGCACCAATTCCAGCACCAGGAGCAATCGGAAAACAAGCTGTAGCGTTTAGAATATCGGCGGATACGGCTACTTTCGTCGGTTGTCGATTCCTTGGAGCTCAAGATACACTTTATGATCACTTTGGCCGACATTATTATAAAGATTGTTACATTGAAGGCTCAGTAGATTTCATCTTTGGCAATGCTCTCTCCCTCTTTGAG TGTAAGGTGACAGGGTCAGGGGCTTTATATTTAGGGAGGGCATGGGGTCCTTTCTCGAGGGTGGTCTTTGCTTACACTTACATGGACAACATCATACTGCCTAAGGGCTGGTATAATTGGGGTGACCCTAACCGTGAGAT GACGGTGTTCTATGGACAGTACAAATGCACGGGGCCAGGAGCAAGCTTTGCAGGCAGGGTTTCATGGTCAAGGGAACTTACAGATGAGGAAGCTAAACCTTTTATTTCTCTTAGTTTCATTGATGGCTCTGAATGGATCAAATTATAA